CCATCAaatgaaggatgattttcccgATCAGTTCTATATCTTGAAATCATatcttttttgtaattctcttacaataaaattaaatacaataataaattaattttaattttaaataataattaaattacataaaaaaaaatacttacaacAACTTTTTTAGACTGGTTATCTATGAAGGTTTCATGATTCTTGGCACTCTGATGCAACACCGAAAAAACATCATACCATAAAGGTTCTTTTCCACCTGCTTTTTCTtactattaacaaataaaaaatattagacaatataaatatgaaaatttgaagttcatcataataaatataaacaatccTCAACATGCTAGCTTGATATTATGCAAATAACACCATACCTCCAGAATGAGTGCTTAATTTACCATCTGTTTCAGTTAGCTGATTATTTCTTGTAGATTTTGATCTCCTTTAAAATTCAGGGGTGGATCAAATTTCTGTAATCATTTGATTCCAATCATCATTGTTTATTCAAAACGGACCTTTATTAAtgcaatctataatatttatggTATTTCTGTCTGACATAGCTCCCTTACGAGCTCGTGTCAACTGCTGGTTcaaagaaattcttgtcttaTCCTCCCAAATCTTTCAAACAATTGGTTCATcatcctaagaaaaaaaaaattttctataaaaaaaaaaaaaaaaaaaacaaagctcaacATAGTTGTTAAGTAGCCTATATAATTACAATCACACAATCAGTAGTAAAAAAGatgaacatattttttggtATATACCTTACCATTTCTTAATATAttcctaaaatataattaatttacatgttCTAACCTAATTAATGTCGTTAGAGatgcaaaaataattatatattaatttatattttcaatcaatGAAATGGTCAAACAAACTTAATGCCTTCGCTAGAAATTCCTTTAATTGTATTTAAGAGGTTCGTACTTCATTTTGGTCTTCACTTGCATAAAAAACTagttatttttactatattaatACTCCTTGCATCTAAGATATGGtgtgcatagaaaaaaaagaatataacacTCTCAAATATAATGTCATGAAATCTCAAACATTTCATTACTAATATCAAGTATTGAATAATATATCtaaaattatggatttttttttttgaaacttttgGCTAAGTTTCCTCTATTTGTGTTgataccaagttatcgacaacacTTTTATTATATGTCATTACAACTTCCATCTTGATCCAATCATTCTGAATCACATCTCATTCATCAAACAATCTCTGAGCACTTAATTATACTTATCAATATATTCAAGtcttataatatcaattaaTAAGTCAGCATAAAAGtattacaaaaacaatttgaaagatAATCAATTTCATCACTATAAgttcaacaatttaaaaatgtataatCTCATATCTTAAACTTCTTAAAGAATTCATTCCTATAAGTTGAATCAACTTTTTTCCAATTGTGTCATGGTCTTGTAAAATTTAACCTCAAAATAAGTCCGATATCGTGGAACTGGAACGGGTCTCAATTGTTAAGTAGGTTTCTTTCCTTGATTTGTTCAGACGGCAGCCTGTCTTGAAAGTCCACTTGAGGCCACAGAAAGGTCCACGCAGTGGTTGGAAATAAACATTTCATTACCATGCAAATTAACGCCACAGACACGCTTATACCTGCCCTTATTAACTAAAGAAATTCTGCAATTTTCCTAACCCCCAAGCATTGCAGCACTACAATTTCAACTTCCATCATGTTTAAGCTTCCTGTTCcatttcttccttttgttttctcaacTTTCTTCACACTAATAATCCCTTCTGCGAGTGGATTATCTTTCAACTTCACCAGCTTCATTGTCGGCGATCAAAACATTTCATATGAGGACGCCGCATATCCCGCCGAAGGAGCTGTTCAGCTCACCAAAAATCTAAGAAATGCTAATATGAATTTAAGTTCCGGTCGAGCCACGTATTCCAAACCGATGCAGCTTTGGGACGAGGCCTCAGGGAATCTTACAGACTTCACTACCCATTTCTCTTTTTCCATCGATTCGCAAGGTCGAACTACATACGGAGATGGATTGGCTTTCTTTCTTGGGCCTGAAGAGCTTCCGCCTCTTCTCTCCAAGGGTGGAAGTCTAGGTCTTTTAAGGAACAATCAGCCACTAAACACAACGGATAATCAATTTGTTGCAGTGGAGTTCGATATcttccaaaattattttgatccaCCAGGCGAGCATGTAGGTATCGACATCAACTCTATGCAATCTGTAAATAATATTACTTGGCTGTGTGATATTAGTGGAGGGAGAATAACTGAAGCTTGGATTAGTTATAATTCAAGCACACATAATCTGAGTGTCGCCTTCACCGGTTATAGAAATAACGCCGTAGAAATGCAATTCCTTAGTCAAATAGTTAGGTTGAGGGATTTCCTACCAGCAAGAGTTAGTTTTGGCTTTTCGGCTTCAACAGGAGATTTATTTGCCCTACATACCCTTTACTCGTGGGATTTTAATTCAAGCTTAGAAATTGTTGATAATGTTACCGCTCCAATAGATCCAGCTGCAGCTTCTCCGCCAAATGGTGGCTCACGTAGGAATCGGAAAAAGAACAGGACAGGACTGGCAGTTGGATTGGGTGTTGGGGGTGGTGCTATAGTTGTTGGGGCCGCTTTGGTTGGGTTTGTTATTAAGTTTATGTGTGGGCACAAAGACGATGAAGAAGGTGGTCATGTCCTTGAAGAGTACATGGATGATGAATTTGAAAGGGGAACAGGACCAAAGAAGTTCTCTTACCAAGAATTGGCTCGGGCTACAAGTAACTTCAAGGATGAAGAGAAGCTAGGTGAGGGTGGGTTCGGTGGTGTCTATAAAGGTTTTTTGAAGGAGATTGATTCATTCGTTGCGGTGAAGAGAGTATCAAGAGGTTCTAAACAAGGGGTTAAAGAATATGCAGCAGAGGTAAAGATCATTAGCCGATTGAGGCACAGAAACTTGGTCCAACTCATTGGTTGGTGTCATGAAAGAAAGGAGCTTTTACTTGTTTACGAATTCATGCCTCATGGCAGCTTAGACTCCCATCTTTTCAAAGAAACTAGCTTGTTGACATGGGAGGTGAGGTACAAAATCGTGCAAGGCTTAGCATCGGGGATGTTGTACTTGCATGAAGAATGGGAACAATGTGTGGTGCATAGAGATATAAAGTCTAGCAACATTATGTTGGACTCAGAATTCAATGCTAAGCTCGGGGATTTTGGTCTGGCTAGGCTTGTGGACCATGGAAAAGGTTCTCAAACAACAGTTTTGGCAGGGACAATGGGCTACATGGCTCCAGAGTGTGCAATGACAGGCAAGGCTAGCAGAGAGTCAGATGTTTACAGTTTTGGAATTGTTGCATTGGAGATTGCTTGTGgaagaaaacctatcaacccaAAGGCCAGTAATGAAGATCATGTGTCCATGGTGCAGTGGGTTTGGGAGCTCTATGGTGAGGGAAAGCTACTTGAAGCAGTTGACCCAAGACTATGCGGAGATTTTAACAAGACGCAGATGGAACGCTTGATGATCGTCGGCCTTTCGTGTGCTCATCCGGATGAACATCTTAGACCCTCAATTCGGCAAGCACTTCACGTTCTTAATTTTGATGCTCCATTGCCTATGCTCCCATCAAAGATGCCTGTGCCATCATATATCGCCCCGCCAATGTCTGCATCTTCACTTTCAATAATGTCCTATGGCCTTACAGATTCTGAAGGAGGGATGAACAAATCTTCAAGTTATAGTTACAACACTAATTCTTCCCAGTTCACCGCATCTTCTTCAGCTTCTTCTGCATCTGCCATGCTTCCACACGAAGGCTAAATTGATGAccagtgtaattcatttgagattCTTATCCAGTTAAAACATTTAGTTTTGCCCCCTTTACTGTACTGATCGATTTTCACGTCTTttctataaattgattttctttgaaaactgAGTACAAATTCATCATTCATGTCCATTTGAACAGTTTAAGTTCACTCCGTTTAAAGATTTATAAATTAGCCACTTTATATacataaagtgaaaaaaagtcAATGCACGCGGGCATGACCTGGATACAAGGGATAGGAATCTTAACATTGGTTTTTAAACGTAAGACTCTTAATCGacatcaaagttcaaccatttTATCTCTAAAATATGGAAATAAgcttatttgaattttaagagcaataaattttaaattctattttttgatggaaaatgaaagaagaaagaagatttTGAAGCTTAATGCCAGTTACGTGTCGAAACCCGAACATGATTGCAGGGATTTTAAGACATGATTCATGTAATCGGCTTTAAGCCAGGCAACTTGTCGTATTGTatttatatcatatcatattattaaatcattGTTGACGAACATTAgttgatcaaataaaatatttttttttgataatttatgttaattaaaaaagcaTTAGGATGagtaaaagaatataaaatatgtataatGTAGTGAAATTCGTGTGTGTAAAAgacaaatagaaaatatatacaattatactatatatcaaataattttcatattttattctaataccaaataaaaacaaaaacaaattatcttaTACACTATACTAAAAACAAACCCTATCCAGACGATGGggtaattttcaattattttcgaGCGTTTAGGTAGTATGTTTAGGTTCCACCACAAGTATCAGTTGTTTGATAAATGATAAACCATTATTTACTGTTAATAAAACTTACTAAAATTTACGGACACGTTTGTGTGCTGCTGAAAGCAGCTCGAAGCTGCTTTTCCTGTGTCTGCGAGGTAAGAGTCATAGCCACAATATTAGACTTGCGATTGGCAACTGAAATTAAAGTCATAGCCACATTAGACTTGCGATTGGCAACTGAAATTAAAGTCATAGCCACTATTCTTCCTCATTTTGCAGTGATTTGTTCATGCGGCCTTCTAAAACGGTGAAGTTTTGAGAAGTAAATTCATGCATCCTGGCTTGCTTCGACCTCTCcttgtaggttttttttcatggattctGGCAGGGATGGCTAAGTGCACGAGCAAGGTTTCTTTGTCGTTAGCTTATTCTATGAATTTTGTGCTTGTAGTCAACGGTTACATTTAATGTACAACATTttttaccataatttttttattaaacagaTGTCAAAGGCAATAATTACAGTCACAATTACATAGCTAAGCAAAAGCCAACagcattaacaaaataattcttgattaattataattctatttcaaaatatatataacttcatatatatattctgaaaaGGTAGATATTTTCGGAATACACTCATCACATAAGCAGCTAGAATGAACGCAAATAACCATTGGAATGGATTCGAGACAGAGAAGAGAAACAAATCATCAAACAAAAAGActataaagaaagaaacagagtCAGATGGCTTGTTGAATGAGGGGAAGGAAGAGAGGGTTGCCTTGTTGAAAGCCACTCGAAAGCAACATGGAAGAAATCAGAGAGGTAGAGAGCCATACAAGCTTTAAAAAAACGGTGAAGCATCAAGGACATAATGAGGGGAAAATTGATTTCCCCTGACAATATTCCAGACAATGGCTAATCAAATGTTGTGTGCAAAATTAAATGATCGTTCTTCGAggttaaaattatcttttccaacgattttatttgtcattataaaattaaccgggattataattgtttatcaatttttttgtttttgcgaagttaaatgatataaatgctttttatttatataaaaaaaaaacaaatggtggAAGGGTAATTGGAGCTTTTGCGTCATTTCCTTtcttaaaatagtaaaattatggcttttcatgtcaaaaaattaaagacgACGTTGAGGAGTAGTTCAGtagttttattatgatttttttttattataatctatTTGAATTagggataaattatttttttaataaataaaaaaaataaataataaatacaacaCACATGTCAACAActacatgttatttttatttatttttattttcttaattttttttttaaaaatttgtcccttagtattttattttatttatttttatccaatttggttgttatttttttttaattgttattttttttaaattttattccttaatattttattttatttatattttattcaattttagttttttttaattgtttttttttttcaatttttttttattattttatttaatttttattttttcagattaaaaattttatttctcatgaTGTCTGTCGCACGTGTACGACGGTGCGGCGATCGTCCATTGCACCAACCCTCCATGAGGGCGTTGGCAATGTCTATTTGGCgtggaaaatatggtgagacaaggagttctttgCCTCTAAGCTAAAAAATTTGGAccgagagtcgccacctagtattctggttactaggaacccttactggtctttagagatcaggtacggagactggttgcgtaaagggaaggggTTAGCACCCcgactacgccctacctaaggtaggttgcattgttttgtctaataaaatctaagtcatgttttggtttcttattgtccagaatatgcattacatgtaatgtcataccccgggttctattgtccaaacaaaaaaagaaataaatatccggaatacgcattacgtgtaatgtcatatccCGGATACTCAGagataaacaaattttttttttgtttttttttaaatttttggccaatgttctcttgactttaataaactagttattgaagccaaaatgcatgctaaatatatattgtttttttttttaaaaaaatacaatgatttgtttttttttttttagttttgagagacttggccgtatgcatgaaaacaaagtttgttttatttatttatttatttattttattatttttttttatttttttttaataccggatttatagttttataataaaaaatagacctATATTAGCCCAAAATGACATAGAAAAAATCCGTGTGAAAGcacaatttgtttgtttttttttttaaaaaataaaattatatgtacataaaaacacaaaataaataaataaatatatatatatatatataataaatagctTGGGCTGGGCCTGTATTGGCCCAGCCACAAGGCTGGACccagcccagccgcatgggctgggctggtgTTCCAGCCCGGAGCCAAAaggggctggactcagcccagccgcatgggcgGGGCTGGTGTTCCAGCCCGGAATAAAAaggggctggactcagcccagccacgtgggctgggctgatgttccagcccaCCAGAAAAGGGGCTGGATACTGTGTTAGCCACACAGTAACCAGCAAATAATAAGGTAGTTACTGTGCCCAGCACAGTAACTACCgaattattttcattctttgcTGCAGAACGtgattcacgttctgcatgcaaagaatgaaaaaagaaCAGCTGAATGTATAAACGAAAGGCAACGGGGGAAGACGAGTACCTGGAAGGGTGGCGAGGCTGGCGGCTGTAGAGGCGGCAGAGGCGGTGGAGTAGTTCAAGCTTAGAAATTGATGATAATGCTACCAATCCACTAGCTCCAGCTACCAATCCACTAGCTCCAGCTACCAATCCAATAGATCCAGCTGCAGCTTCTCCGCCAAATGGTGGTTCACGTAGGAATCGGAAAAAGAACAGGACAGGACTGGCAGTTGGATTGGGTGTTGGGGGTGGTGCTATAGTTGTTGGGGCCGCTTTGGTTGGGTTTGTTATTAAGTTTATGTGTGTGcacgaagaagatgaagaaggtgGTCATGTCCTTGAAGAGTACATGGATGATGAATTTGAAAGGGGAACAGGACCAAAGAAGTTCTCTTACCAAGAATTGGCTCGAGCTACAAGTAACTTCAAGGATGAAGAGAAGCTAGGTGAGGGTGGGTTCGGTGGTGTCTATAAAGGTTTTTTGAAGGAGATTGATTCATTCGTTGCGGTGAAGAGAGTATCAAGAGGTTCTAAACAAGGGATTAAAGAATATGCAGCAGAGGTAAAGATCATTAGCCGATTGAGGCACAGAAACTTGGTCCAACTCATTGGTTGGTGTCATGAAAGAAGGGAGCTTTTACTTGTTTACGAATTCATGCCTCATGGCAGCTTAGACTCCCATCTTTTCAAAGAAACTAGCCTGTTGACATGGGAGGTGAGGTACAAAATCGTACAAGGCTTAGCATCGGGGCTGTTATACTTGCATGAAGAATGGGAACAATGTGTGGTGCATAGAGATATAAAGTCTAGCAACATTATGTTGGACTCAGAATTCAATGCTAAGCTCGGGGATTTTGGTCTGGCTAGGCTTGTAGACCATGGAAAAGGTTCTCAAACAACAGTTTTGGCTGGGACTATGGGCTACATGGCTCCAGAGTGTTCAATGACAGGCAAGGCTAGCAGAGAGTCAGATGTTTACAGTTTTGGAATTGTTGCATTGGAGATTGCTTGTGgaagaaaacctatcaacccaAAGGCCAGTAATGAAGATCAAGTGTCCATGGTGCAGTGGGTTTGGGAGCTCTATGGTGAAAGAAAGCTACTTGAAGCAGTTGACCCAAGACTATGCGGAGATTTTAACAAGACGCAGATGGAACGCTTGATGATCGTCGGCCTTTCGTGTGCTCATCCGGACGAACATCTTAGACCGTCAATTCGGCAAGCACTTCACGTTCTTAATTTTGATGCTCCATTGCCTATTCTCCCATCAAAGATGCCTGTGCCATCATATTTCGCCCCGCCAATGTCTGCATCTTCACTTTCAATAATGTCCTATGGCCTTACAGATTCTGAAGGAGGGATGAACAGATCTTCAAGTTATAGTTACAACACTAATTCTTCCCAGCTCACCGCATCTTCTTCAGCTTCTTAATTCTGCATCTGCCATGCTTCCACACGAAGGTTAAATTGATGAccagtgtaattcatttgagattCTTATCCtgttaaaacatttaattttcccttcttttttttgtactgATCAATTTTTACGTCTTTTctgaaattgattttcttttaaactgAGTACAAATTCATGTCCAATTGAACAGATTAAGTTCACTCTGTTTAAAGATTTATAAATTAGCCACCCCGCTCAATTGCTAAATCTTAGCCCATCCACTTACTAAAATATATTGTACGGTTCTCATAATCAAGTCAACTACATTGTCACCACAGTCACTAGATATACCATTGGTATTCTCACAAGCAAGGGAAACAAGGAATCTGATGTTATCATCTTTGGGGTTCTGGCATTAGAGATTTGATTGTTGCAGAAAAGTAGTAAAGCCTCAGGCGTAAgtgttaaaaatgaatttagttATCGAATTCGGGAGCTATAAGGGAGGAGGAAGGCTTCTTCAAGGTGCTCCTGGAGTTTCGCGTGGAGAATCTGATACGGTGAGATGACATGTTTGATTACTCTGGCTATGGTGTGCTCATATGAAGCTTCATCTATACCTTCTGTAAGAGAGCAATTCAAGTAACTTGTCCAGTCTTGCACACCAAATGCCAGCGCGGCAGAGCCTATCTGTGTGCTTTGATAACATGCTATCTCCATCCAATGATGTGTGGGAGCCACTTGCTACAAATTGCACACCAAATGCCAGGGCGGCAGAGGCTACTTGTGTGCTTTGATAATATGCTATCTCCATCCAATTAACATGTGTGGGAGCCACTTGctacaaaatcaatattttttgtcgCTTGCATTGTCCaagttgttgaaaaataatttattattttaaagaatatctaaattaaatttattgagctAGTTCCAAAATAGATATATTATATTTGAGTTGAAAATGTTgttatttgaattgaaaatattaaatttgttaacAGGTAAACAAAATAGTAATTATCCTTACATTTGATGGTTTTTGAGATAATTGTATTTAGTTACTAATTATTTCTACTTaagtttcttattttaaaaaaatataaaaataaaattgattaaataaatgattttctAACAGAAATTAAATGAGGAGAGAAATTCATGGTTCCTCCTCACAGTACATTGTTCATTTAAAttgctttgttatttgttttgctaTTTTTCAAGAAGGAGAATTCAGTGCTACTCTCATAATAATGCATTGTTCACctgaacacttttttttttcttttcaagatttaggtttttttcaagatttagttttttattttaattttattattcaatattaatttttttttatctcgatctcatgatctaggtcacgaatttgacatgttaactcggttttttatcatgttttttattgatttgttttcaattttatgtttcaaCGAccgatttataattaaattttataatttttttggtttgctttctatgaggttatcttggtTTCATTACCCGAGTTGCGGGTTTGGCGATTTAACTCAGGttgacttgtgtttttttttttcaatttcatcattcaatattggtttgattaagaattatgtttcataatttgtttcgatttgctttctatgaggttgTCTCAGTCTTTTTACCCGAGTTGTGAATGTAGCAGGTTAATACGTGTTGACCTATattgattcaatatattttttcctcatttttttttaaaaaaaatgtcttgaatttttttaagaaactatatttttaatagtcaTCCAGGTTGTCTTTAGATCCATCAAGTTGACTGAGTCACATCGGGTCAACccttacatgatttaatttttattcctaCTAGAAAACATGCTAGCAAtacctgaatatttttttatattaaaagaaaattgatcaaATGGACAATGTAGCGTCAACCAATGATATAATAAGTCTAACTAATTATGGAAAAatattggataaaaataaaatagagtgtcattttatatta
This is a stretch of genomic DNA from Populus alba chromosome 11, ASM523922v2, whole genome shotgun sequence. It encodes these proteins:
- the LOC118051851 gene encoding L-type lectin-domain containing receptor kinase IX.1-like, coding for MCVHEEDEEGGHVLEEYMDDEFERGTGPKKFSYQELARATSNFKDEEKLGEGGFGGVYKGFLKEIDSFVAVKRVSRGSKQGIKEYAAEVKIISRLRHRNLVQLIGWCHERRELLLVYEFMPHGSLDSHLFKETSLLTWEVRYKIVQGLASGLLYLHEEWEQCVVHRDIKSSNIMLDSEFNAKLGDFGLARLVDHGKGSQTTVLAGTMGYMAPECSMTGKASRESDVYSFGIVALEIACGRKPINPKASNEDQVSMVQWVWELYGERKLLEAVDPRLCGDFNKTQMERLMIVGLSCAHPDEHLRPSIRQALHVLNFDAPLPILPSKMPVPSYFAPPMSASSLSIMSYGLTDSEGGMNRSSSYSYNTNSSQLTASSSAS
- the LOC118051835 gene encoding L-type lectin-domain containing receptor kinase IX.1, which encodes MFKLPVPFLPFVFSTFFTLIIPSASGLSFNFTSFIVGDQNISYEDAAYPAEGAVQLTKNLRNANMNLSSGRATYSKPMQLWDEASGNLTDFTTHFSFSIDSQGRTTYGDGLAFFLGPEELPPLLSKGGSLGLLRNNQPLNTTDNQFVAVEFDIFQNYFDPPGEHVGIDINSMQSVNNITWLCDISGGRITEAWISYNSSTHNLSVAFTGYRNNAVEMQFLSQIVRLRDFLPARVSFGFSASTGDLFALHTLYSWDFNSSLEIVDNVTAPIDPAAASPPNGGSRRNRKKNRTGLAVGLGVGGGAIVVGAALVGFVIKFMCGHKDDEEGGHVLEEYMDDEFERGTGPKKFSYQELARATSNFKDEEKLGEGGFGGVYKGFLKEIDSFVAVKRVSRGSKQGVKEYAAEVKIISRLRHRNLVQLIGWCHERKELLLVYEFMPHGSLDSHLFKETSLLTWEVRYKIVQGLASGMLYLHEEWEQCVVHRDIKSSNIMLDSEFNAKLGDFGLARLVDHGKGSQTTVLAGTMGYMAPECAMTGKASRESDVYSFGIVALEIACGRKPINPKASNEDHVSMVQWVWELYGEGKLLEAVDPRLCGDFNKTQMERLMIVGLSCAHPDEHLRPSIRQALHVLNFDAPLPMLPSKMPVPSYIAPPMSASSLSIMSYGLTDSEGGMNKSSSYSYNTNSSQFTASSSASSASAMLPHEG